A genomic window from Solanum stenotomum isolate F172 chromosome 10, ASM1918654v1, whole genome shotgun sequence includes:
- the LOC125842136 gene encoding serine/threonine-protein kinase RUNKEL isoform X2: MNQYHIYEAIGRGKHSTVYKGRKKKTIEYFAIKSVDKSQKNKVLHEVRILHSLDHANVLKFYSWYETSAHLWLVLEYCVGGNLMSLLQQDGKLPEDSIHDLACGLVRALLYLHSKGIIYCDLKPSNILLDENGITKLPQIKRGTPYYMAPELFQDGGVHSYASDFWALGCVLFECYAGIPPFVGKEFTQLVRSVISDPTPALPGTPSRPLVNLINSLLIKDPSERMQWAELAGHAFWKTRFAPVPLPPQPAFDNMIEMSSKQCLSERNSEKPIQNKTPQKTREKDSKVSLKHDENSNTGSRGYMTPIKGISSGRKAQIKGSGRTTDDKQKDTSNNTRGVNLLRLSRIAKSNLMRENEKENYRRPLPNNSENDAELKVENTDMELDFNENNEDDTQDEPDETDSTQSPESTTSAPNLTEGNVEEMDIDSRHPDTPAVVNTPCSDYSRTSDHEQSSKYEVVAMLPNDSPQLKTPVIKENSANDSDISKPSTNLSDILWHPSDLSVRPVMPSRKSDKGSDAIPSLSFDAPQLSDFVKMSKEQLDSFNSRIISIVSGNTPSGEKQNVIRYLELLSSNADAANILTNGSIMLVLVKMLRHSKVTLLRAQLASLIGLLIRHSTFIGDELANSGILGALTDGLRDRQEKVRRFSMAALGELLFYISTQNEHARDNKPMESPSKDSRPSSCWQVTNPIISLVSSLLRNGEDDITQLYALRTIENITSQGGYWSARFTSQDVITNLCYIFRAPGKQESMRLTAGSCLARLVRFSPSSIQRVMEKLSFKDMVSSLVKRNPREQQICLNVLNMTLLESHTLPSVGRYLLALVEDKNLVLNLVTLIEQGSEVLKGKTLIFVALLCMNGKRWLPLFFCNAKLLSTVDRLVKEKDDFVKQCLDALGMVVASTVPSLLECISGDIQQLKGGKRRGQIISVTSRNSSKNSMHLFPVVLHLLGCTSLKRRVASHQVLQQLANLLKLVESPFQGRDDFQITLLRVLESIAEEMSLVQESSSIFVSQILPSLSVVYKGNKDGDARFLCLKILFDVMVILLDETSENEQKPETLKSISNSYFLPLYPSLIEDEDPIPAYAQKLLVMLIEYNHIKIADIVHMKIISQCFEFLLGDFSTANVNNVLLCLALTSAPELETKSLSHLKVVRKIGSLLEFVYAKEMEDFIEPTLRLCRAFLLRSVGSVRGSRFAKEPVRLFENSSDGASAFDQNECIRDIMDFGENVGVLLELTHLNEINVADLASECLILLLKAAPREATTGFLTNLPKVSLILESWRQSTSHLLLQRILIALGYSCRQYLSHAMILSISLPEISKIEGIVSQVKSSTIPSLVDAASRAALELQRLPRCI; this comes from the exons atgaatcagtatcatatatatGAAGCTATTGGCCGTGGTAAACACTCG ACTGTATAtaaaggaagaaagaagaagacaatCGAGTATTTTGCGATTAAAAGTGTGGATAAATCTCAGAAAAACAAGGTTCTTCATGAA GTCAGAATTCTTCATTCTCTAGATCATGCAAATGTGTTGAAGTTCTACTCCTG GTATGAAACATCTGCACATCTGTGGTTGGTTTTAGAATATTGTGTTGGAGGAAATCTCATGAGCTTGCTTCAGCAG GATGGTAAGCTTCCCGAAGATTCAATTCATGATCTTGCTTGTGGCCTTGTTAGAGCTCTTCT ATACTTACATTCAAAGGGAATAATTTACTGTGACTTAAAGCCATCAAACATCCTATTGGATGAAAATGGAATCACGAAG TTACCACAAATAAAGCGAGGAACCCCATATTACATGGCTCCAGAGCTTTTCCAGGATGGAGGGGTCCATTCCTATGCCTCTGATTTCTGGGCTCTTGGTTGCGTCTTGTTTGAATGCTATGCTGGAATACCTCCTTTTGTTGGCAAAGAATTTACCCAGTTAGTGAGATCAGTCATTTCTGATCCAACTCCAGCACTTCCTGGCACCCCAAGCCGCCCCTTGGTCAATCTGATTAACTCTCTTCTAATAAAAGATCCTTCTGAAAGAATGCAGTGGGCCGAGCTTGCAGGACATGCTTTCTGGAAAACAAGATTTGCTCCAGTGCCTTTACCTCCTCAGCCTGCTTTTGATAATATGATAGAAATGTCTTCTAAACAATGCCTTTCAGAAAGGAACAGTGAAAAGCCTATACAAAACAAGACCCCACAAAAGACTCGTGAAAAAGATTCAAAGGTGTCCCTCAAGCATGATGAAAATTCAAATACTGGATCCAGAGGTTACATGACACCAATTAAAGGAATATCCAGTGGCCGGAAAGCTCAAATAAAGGGTTCTGGCAGGACAACTGATGACAAGCAGAAAGACACCTCGAACAATACTAGAGGTGTCAATCTATTACGTCTTTCAAGAATTGCAAAATCTAATTTAATGAGGGAGAATGAGAAGGAGAACTACCGCAGGCCATTGCCTAATAACTCTGAGAATGATGCTGAACTTAAGGTTGAAAATACTGACATGGAACTTGACTTTAATGAGAATAATGAGGATGATACACAAGATGAACCTGATGAAACTGACAGCACTCAGAGTCCTGAGTCAACTACTTCAGCTCCAAATCTGACAGAGGGTAATGTGGAAGAGATGGATATTGATAGCAGACATCCAGATACACCAGCGGTGGTTAATACGCCTTGCTCAGATTATTCAAGGACATCTGACCATGAACAGTCTTCTAAATATGAAGTGGTTGCTATGCTACCTAACGATAGCCCTCAGCTAAAGACTCCTGTGATTAAAGAGAATTCTGCGAATGACTCTGATATCTCAAAACCATCTACGAACCTTTCAGATATTCTTTGGCATCCATCTGATCTCTCGGTCAGACCTGTAATGCCTAGCAGAAAATCAGATAAAGGTTCAGATGCAATTCCTTCACTTTCATTCGATGCACCTCAACTGTCTGATTTTGTCAAAATGTCAAAGGAGCAATTAGACTCTTTTAATAGTAGAATCATCAGTATTGTTAGTGGGAATACTCCCTCAGGGGAGAAGCAAAATGTGATCAGATACCTTGAGCTTTTGAGCAGCAATGCTGATGCAGCCAACATCTTGACCAATGGGTCTATTATGTTGGTTCTAGTCAAAATGCTTCGTCACTCCAAGGTTACTCTGTTGCGTGCTCAACTTGCTTCACTTATTGGTTTGTTGATTCGTCACTCTACTTTTATTGGGGATGAGCTGGCAAATTCTGGAATATTAGGTGCACTAACTGATGGTCTGAGAGACAGGCAAGAGAAAGTGAGAAGGTTTTCCATGGCTGCTTTGGGtgaattactattttatatatcTACTCAAAATGAGCATGCTCGGGATAACAAACCAATGGAATCTCCATCTAAGGACAGCCGACCCTCATCCTGTTGGCAG GTTACAAATCCAATAATTTCATTGGTTTCATCACTTTTACGAAACGGAGAGGATGATATTACTCAACTTTATGCTCTGAGGACAATTGAAAATATCACCAGTCAAGGAGGGTACTGGTCTGCTCGTTTCACCAGCCAAGATGTCATTACTAACCTCTGCTACATATTTAGGGCTCCTGGAAAGCAGGAGAGCATGAGGCTGACAGCAGGGTCTTGCTTGGCTCGTCTTGTTCGTTTTAGCCCTTCTAGTATTCAACGAGTCATGGAAAAACTTTCATTCAAGGATATGGTTTCAAGCCTGGTCAAGCGTAATCCACGAGAGCAACAAATCTGCTTAAACGTTCTGAACATGACCCTCCTTGAAAGTCATACACTTCCAAGTGTTGGAAGGTACCTTCTTGCCTTGGTCGAAGACAAGAATCTTGTTCTGAATCTTGTGACTCTAATTGAGCAGGGAAGTGAAGTTTTGAAGGGAAAGACACTCATATTTGTGGCTCTACTTTGTATGAATGGGAAGAGGTGGCTGCCACTATTTTTTTGCAATGCTAAACTGCTCTCAACTGTTGATAGGTTGGTTAAGGAGAAGGATGACTTTGTGAAGCAGTGTTTAGATGCACTTGGGATGGTTGTCGCATCAACTGTACCAAGTTTGCTTGAGTGTATATCTGGGGACATTCAGCAACTGAAGGGTGGTAAACGCCGTGGGCAGATAATTAGTGTCACAAGTCGAAATTCTTCTAAGAACAGTATGCATTTATTTCCTGTTGTTctccatcttcttgggtgcacTTCACTGAAAAGAAGGGTTGCTAGTCATCAGGTTCTGCAACAGTTGGCAAATCTACTTAAACTGGTGGAGTCTCCTTTCCAG GGTAGAGATGATTTTCAGATAACACTTTTACGTGTTCTTGAGTCTATAGCAGAGGAGATGTCTCTGGTTCAAGAAAGTTCTAGTATTTTTGTTAGCCAGATTCTACCTAGTTTATCTGTTGTTTACAAAGGGAATAAAGATGGAGATGCCAGATTCTTGTGCCTGAAGATTTTGTTTGATGTGATGGTCATTTTACTGGATGAAACATCTGAAAATGAACAGAAGCCGGAGACTTTGAAGTCCATATCTAATTCTTACTTCCTCCCTCTCTACCCCTCTTTGATTGAGGATGAGGACCCAATACCTGCGTATGCTCAGAAACTTCTTGTGATGCTCATTGAGTATAACCATATAAAAATTGCAGACATTGTCCACATGAAGATTATCTCCCAGTGCTTTGAATTTCTCCTTGGTGATTTCTCAACTGCAAATGTCAACAATGTACTGCTCTGCTTGGCTCTTACATCTGCTCCAGAGCTGGAAACCAAATCTCTCTCCCACCTAAAAGTTGTCAGAAAGATCGGAAGCCTTTTGGAATTTGTATATGCTAAGGAGATGGAGGATTTCATTGAGCCTACGCTTCGTTTGTGTAGGGCTTTCCTTTTACGCTCAGTAGGCAGTGTGAGAGGCTCTAGGTTTGCAAAAGAACCTGTTCGTTTATTTGAAAATTCCTCTGATGGAGCTAGTGCCTTTGATCAAAATGAATGCATCAGAGATATTATGGACTTTGGTGAAAATGTTGGGGTCTTATTAGAGCTCACCCATTTGAATGAGATTAATGTTGCAGATTTAGCTTCTGAATGCTTAATTTTATTGCTCAAGGCAGCTCCGAGGGAAGCTACCACTGGATTCCTGACAAATCTTCCCAAAGTCAGTCTCATCCTTGAGTCATGGAGACAAAGCACATCTCACTTGCTGTTGCAACGGATTCTGATTGCACTTGGTTATTCTTGTAGACAGTACCTGTCACATGCAATGATATTGTCAATAAGTTTGCCTGAGATATCAAAAATCGAAGGAATTGTTTCTCAGGTCAAAAGCTCCACAATACCATCTCTCGTTGATGCTGCTTCTCGTGCAGCATTGGAGCTTCAGAGACTGCCTCGTTGCATTTGA
- the LOC125842136 gene encoding serine/threonine-protein kinase RUNKEL isoform X1: MNQYHIYEAIGRGKHSTVYKGRKKKTIEYFAIKSVDKSQKNKVLHEVRILHSLDHANVLKFYSWYETSAHLWLVLEYCVGGNLMSLLQQDGKLPEDSIHDLACGLVRALLYLHSKGIIYCDLKPSNILLDENGITKLCDFGLARKLSDISKTPSSQLPQIKRGTPYYMAPELFQDGGVHSYASDFWALGCVLFECYAGIPPFVGKEFTQLVRSVISDPTPALPGTPSRPLVNLINSLLIKDPSERMQWAELAGHAFWKTRFAPVPLPPQPAFDNMIEMSSKQCLSERNSEKPIQNKTPQKTREKDSKVSLKHDENSNTGSRGYMTPIKGISSGRKAQIKGSGRTTDDKQKDTSNNTRGVNLLRLSRIAKSNLMRENEKENYRRPLPNNSENDAELKVENTDMELDFNENNEDDTQDEPDETDSTQSPESTTSAPNLTEGNVEEMDIDSRHPDTPAVVNTPCSDYSRTSDHEQSSKYEVVAMLPNDSPQLKTPVIKENSANDSDISKPSTNLSDILWHPSDLSVRPVMPSRKSDKGSDAIPSLSFDAPQLSDFVKMSKEQLDSFNSRIISIVSGNTPSGEKQNVIRYLELLSSNADAANILTNGSIMLVLVKMLRHSKVTLLRAQLASLIGLLIRHSTFIGDELANSGILGALTDGLRDRQEKVRRFSMAALGELLFYISTQNEHARDNKPMESPSKDSRPSSCWQVTNPIISLVSSLLRNGEDDITQLYALRTIENITSQGGYWSARFTSQDVITNLCYIFRAPGKQESMRLTAGSCLARLVRFSPSSIQRVMEKLSFKDMVSSLVKRNPREQQICLNVLNMTLLESHTLPSVGRYLLALVEDKNLVLNLVTLIEQGSEVLKGKTLIFVALLCMNGKRWLPLFFCNAKLLSTVDRLVKEKDDFVKQCLDALGMVVASTVPSLLECISGDIQQLKGGKRRGQIISVTSRNSSKNSMHLFPVVLHLLGCTSLKRRVASHQVLQQLANLLKLVESPFQGRDDFQITLLRVLESIAEEMSLVQESSSIFVSQILPSLSVVYKGNKDGDARFLCLKILFDVMVILLDETSENEQKPETLKSISNSYFLPLYPSLIEDEDPIPAYAQKLLVMLIEYNHIKIADIVHMKIISQCFEFLLGDFSTANVNNVLLCLALTSAPELETKSLSHLKVVRKIGSLLEFVYAKEMEDFIEPTLRLCRAFLLRSVGSVRGSRFAKEPVRLFENSSDGASAFDQNECIRDIMDFGENVGVLLELTHLNEINVADLASECLILLLKAAPREATTGFLTNLPKVSLILESWRQSTSHLLLQRILIALGYSCRQYLSHAMILSISLPEISKIEGIVSQVKSSTIPSLVDAASRAALELQRLPRCI; encoded by the exons atgaatcagtatcatatatatGAAGCTATTGGCCGTGGTAAACACTCG ACTGTATAtaaaggaagaaagaagaagacaatCGAGTATTTTGCGATTAAAAGTGTGGATAAATCTCAGAAAAACAAGGTTCTTCATGAA GTCAGAATTCTTCATTCTCTAGATCATGCAAATGTGTTGAAGTTCTACTCCTG GTATGAAACATCTGCACATCTGTGGTTGGTTTTAGAATATTGTGTTGGAGGAAATCTCATGAGCTTGCTTCAGCAG GATGGTAAGCTTCCCGAAGATTCAATTCATGATCTTGCTTGTGGCCTTGTTAGAGCTCTTCT ATACTTACATTCAAAGGGAATAATTTACTGTGACTTAAAGCCATCAAACATCCTATTGGATGAAAATGGAATCACGAAG CTGTGTGATTTTGGATTAGCAAGAAAATTGAGTGATATATCAAAGACACCTTCCTCCCAG TTACCACAAATAAAGCGAGGAACCCCATATTACATGGCTCCAGAGCTTTTCCAGGATGGAGGGGTCCATTCCTATGCCTCTGATTTCTGGGCTCTTGGTTGCGTCTTGTTTGAATGCTATGCTGGAATACCTCCTTTTGTTGGCAAAGAATTTACCCAGTTAGTGAGATCAGTCATTTCTGATCCAACTCCAGCACTTCCTGGCACCCCAAGCCGCCCCTTGGTCAATCTGATTAACTCTCTTCTAATAAAAGATCCTTCTGAAAGAATGCAGTGGGCCGAGCTTGCAGGACATGCTTTCTGGAAAACAAGATTTGCTCCAGTGCCTTTACCTCCTCAGCCTGCTTTTGATAATATGATAGAAATGTCTTCTAAACAATGCCTTTCAGAAAGGAACAGTGAAAAGCCTATACAAAACAAGACCCCACAAAAGACTCGTGAAAAAGATTCAAAGGTGTCCCTCAAGCATGATGAAAATTCAAATACTGGATCCAGAGGTTACATGACACCAATTAAAGGAATATCCAGTGGCCGGAAAGCTCAAATAAAGGGTTCTGGCAGGACAACTGATGACAAGCAGAAAGACACCTCGAACAATACTAGAGGTGTCAATCTATTACGTCTTTCAAGAATTGCAAAATCTAATTTAATGAGGGAGAATGAGAAGGAGAACTACCGCAGGCCATTGCCTAATAACTCTGAGAATGATGCTGAACTTAAGGTTGAAAATACTGACATGGAACTTGACTTTAATGAGAATAATGAGGATGATACACAAGATGAACCTGATGAAACTGACAGCACTCAGAGTCCTGAGTCAACTACTTCAGCTCCAAATCTGACAGAGGGTAATGTGGAAGAGATGGATATTGATAGCAGACATCCAGATACACCAGCGGTGGTTAATACGCCTTGCTCAGATTATTCAAGGACATCTGACCATGAACAGTCTTCTAAATATGAAGTGGTTGCTATGCTACCTAACGATAGCCCTCAGCTAAAGACTCCTGTGATTAAAGAGAATTCTGCGAATGACTCTGATATCTCAAAACCATCTACGAACCTTTCAGATATTCTTTGGCATCCATCTGATCTCTCGGTCAGACCTGTAATGCCTAGCAGAAAATCAGATAAAGGTTCAGATGCAATTCCTTCACTTTCATTCGATGCACCTCAACTGTCTGATTTTGTCAAAATGTCAAAGGAGCAATTAGACTCTTTTAATAGTAGAATCATCAGTATTGTTAGTGGGAATACTCCCTCAGGGGAGAAGCAAAATGTGATCAGATACCTTGAGCTTTTGAGCAGCAATGCTGATGCAGCCAACATCTTGACCAATGGGTCTATTATGTTGGTTCTAGTCAAAATGCTTCGTCACTCCAAGGTTACTCTGTTGCGTGCTCAACTTGCTTCACTTATTGGTTTGTTGATTCGTCACTCTACTTTTATTGGGGATGAGCTGGCAAATTCTGGAATATTAGGTGCACTAACTGATGGTCTGAGAGACAGGCAAGAGAAAGTGAGAAGGTTTTCCATGGCTGCTTTGGGtgaattactattttatatatcTACTCAAAATGAGCATGCTCGGGATAACAAACCAATGGAATCTCCATCTAAGGACAGCCGACCCTCATCCTGTTGGCAG GTTACAAATCCAATAATTTCATTGGTTTCATCACTTTTACGAAACGGAGAGGATGATATTACTCAACTTTATGCTCTGAGGACAATTGAAAATATCACCAGTCAAGGAGGGTACTGGTCTGCTCGTTTCACCAGCCAAGATGTCATTACTAACCTCTGCTACATATTTAGGGCTCCTGGAAAGCAGGAGAGCATGAGGCTGACAGCAGGGTCTTGCTTGGCTCGTCTTGTTCGTTTTAGCCCTTCTAGTATTCAACGAGTCATGGAAAAACTTTCATTCAAGGATATGGTTTCAAGCCTGGTCAAGCGTAATCCACGAGAGCAACAAATCTGCTTAAACGTTCTGAACATGACCCTCCTTGAAAGTCATACACTTCCAAGTGTTGGAAGGTACCTTCTTGCCTTGGTCGAAGACAAGAATCTTGTTCTGAATCTTGTGACTCTAATTGAGCAGGGAAGTGAAGTTTTGAAGGGAAAGACACTCATATTTGTGGCTCTACTTTGTATGAATGGGAAGAGGTGGCTGCCACTATTTTTTTGCAATGCTAAACTGCTCTCAACTGTTGATAGGTTGGTTAAGGAGAAGGATGACTTTGTGAAGCAGTGTTTAGATGCACTTGGGATGGTTGTCGCATCAACTGTACCAAGTTTGCTTGAGTGTATATCTGGGGACATTCAGCAACTGAAGGGTGGTAAACGCCGTGGGCAGATAATTAGTGTCACAAGTCGAAATTCTTCTAAGAACAGTATGCATTTATTTCCTGTTGTTctccatcttcttgggtgcacTTCACTGAAAAGAAGGGTTGCTAGTCATCAGGTTCTGCAACAGTTGGCAAATCTACTTAAACTGGTGGAGTCTCCTTTCCAG GGTAGAGATGATTTTCAGATAACACTTTTACGTGTTCTTGAGTCTATAGCAGAGGAGATGTCTCTGGTTCAAGAAAGTTCTAGTATTTTTGTTAGCCAGATTCTACCTAGTTTATCTGTTGTTTACAAAGGGAATAAAGATGGAGATGCCAGATTCTTGTGCCTGAAGATTTTGTTTGATGTGATGGTCATTTTACTGGATGAAACATCTGAAAATGAACAGAAGCCGGAGACTTTGAAGTCCATATCTAATTCTTACTTCCTCCCTCTCTACCCCTCTTTGATTGAGGATGAGGACCCAATACCTGCGTATGCTCAGAAACTTCTTGTGATGCTCATTGAGTATAACCATATAAAAATTGCAGACATTGTCCACATGAAGATTATCTCCCAGTGCTTTGAATTTCTCCTTGGTGATTTCTCAACTGCAAATGTCAACAATGTACTGCTCTGCTTGGCTCTTACATCTGCTCCAGAGCTGGAAACCAAATCTCTCTCCCACCTAAAAGTTGTCAGAAAGATCGGAAGCCTTTTGGAATTTGTATATGCTAAGGAGATGGAGGATTTCATTGAGCCTACGCTTCGTTTGTGTAGGGCTTTCCTTTTACGCTCAGTAGGCAGTGTGAGAGGCTCTAGGTTTGCAAAAGAACCTGTTCGTTTATTTGAAAATTCCTCTGATGGAGCTAGTGCCTTTGATCAAAATGAATGCATCAGAGATATTATGGACTTTGGTGAAAATGTTGGGGTCTTATTAGAGCTCACCCATTTGAATGAGATTAATGTTGCAGATTTAGCTTCTGAATGCTTAATTTTATTGCTCAAGGCAGCTCCGAGGGAAGCTACCACTGGATTCCTGACAAATCTTCCCAAAGTCAGTCTCATCCTTGAGTCATGGAGACAAAGCACATCTCACTTGCTGTTGCAACGGATTCTGATTGCACTTGGTTATTCTTGTAGACAGTACCTGTCACATGCAATGATATTGTCAATAAGTTTGCCTGAGATATCAAAAATCGAAGGAATTGTTTCTCAGGTCAAAAGCTCCACAATACCATCTCTCGTTGATGCTGCTTCTCGTGCAGCATTGGAGCTTCAGAGACTGCCTCGTTGCATTTGA